The Drosophila simulans strain w501 chromosome 3R, Prin_Dsim_3.1, whole genome shotgun sequence genome contains the following window.
ttaaataatacagTCATTCCGCAAATGTTCCGTGATAAACAAGATTGTAAAGATTTCCTTCCGGAAATTCATAAATTTGGAATGcctacatgcatatatatatttgccattgtttttaaatggccaaaaacgagCATACGTAACACGCTTAcgtatttttgaaaattcgtGCACATTTTGAGTACATTTCAGCTTTCAAATGTATGTAAGTACATAGATGTGCATGCGCAAATATACTAATTGAGTTCTGTATAAAAGGAAGTAATAAACGTTCTCAAACagaggaaaaaatatttttaaaaaattggcAAGTGGCCAAGGCAATATGATTGGTTTTTGTGATTTGTCCGAATGACGTAGGCAAACACAGTCGAATGTAGAGCGAAATTGTCGGTTTGCGCGAAAATTTGGAGGCCGACCAAAGGGTCTATGTGTTTCGCCCAAGCATTAtcaacaaacagaaattagACATTGCTTATAATCTCATTTTTTGAATGTAAacaatcataaatatttatctaaCATATAGTCTGCCGGCTCGACTGACTTATGCACTTGAAATACCTAGGATTTCCCACTAAAAGTATCAAAGAAATCTATTCTGTAAACTTCTAGCTACTAAAAACATCACTGAATTATTGTAGTTCAAATAGTTCAAGcagaatgaataaaataatgatttaatttagtttattggGCTCATATAATGGGAAAGAATGTAGTTTTCTCTTAACAATACAAatggaaatacaaataatatgaCGAAATGATTCAACGATGGACAAATAATGAAGTGATTAACAGTGTTTAGCAAATTCGATAGAGCATCTTCCGTTGCATCCTGTGCTGCAGCTCTCCACGTCGGATCATGGTATGAATTACCTTCATTACCGTGCGTTCTTCGTATTTCTGACGCAAAAAGTCCTATGAAAAGAAAGCATTGTAAGTAAAAGTTGTTCATTCGATTCGTAAGATTTCTGTGCTTACCTGTAAAATGTTCTGCTCCGATACTTGAGATCCAATTGCAAAGCGACGTTTCAATTGCTTTTCAATGCGGTTCAATGTCTCCTGGTCCTCCTCAGTCGTAAATCCTTCGGCTCCAGCCAAGCTGCCAGTCATCGCAGCATCAAGAGTAGACACTTGGAAAAGGCGAAGTGCTTCGTTCACGTGCTCATCTGTGGCAAATGGTTGCAAGCGAATCTTCGCCAACGACTCCGAAATGCGGATGACAGCCTCCAACTGGCGCACAGTGATGGGAATGCTCAGTCGTTTGTCAGATGCCTTCTCCTGTTGTCCGGCTCCACTGCGCATTAGCACGTAGCGGCTCTTTAGCTTCTCGCCGGCAGCTTCGCTCAGGCGCGGACCGCAATGAGTTCGGCAGTAGTGAATGTACTTCTTGAACGTCGACAGCGATATCTCACCCTCAGCCGGCTCTGAAGGCGCTGACTTGTTAGAGCTCAGATGCACGTTGATGATGTGCTTGGCCAGCGTAATGTCCCGCGACTCATCGTGAATATCCTTTACAATGAAAATCATGTCGAAACGGGACAGAATTGTGGGCATAAAGTCAATGTTCTCCTCGCCTTTGGTGTCGTCCCATCGACCGAAAATGGAGTTGGCAGCCGCCAAGACCGAACAACGTGAGTTCAAGGTGGTCGTGATGCCGGCCTTGGCAATGGATATTGTCTGCTGTTCCATGGCCTCGTGAATGGCCACACGATCATCCTCTCGCATTTTGTCGAACTCATCAATACAAACCACGCCGCCATCGGCCAGCACCATGGCTCCACCTTCCATGACAAAGTTGCGCTGAAGAACAATATATCATTTGATTTGTAAGTATTAGGTGTGTAATGTTTTTTCTCACCGTTTGAGGATCCTTCATAACCGAAGCGGTGAGACCGGCCGCACTGGAGCCTTTGCCCGAAGTGTAGACTGCTATGGGTGCCACCTTTTCCACAAACTTTAACAACTGTGACTTGGCAGTACCAGGATCGCCCAGCAGAAGGACGTTAATATCACCTCGACGGCACAGACCATCCGGTAAACGCTTACGAGACCCACCAAAGAGCATGCAAGTAATAGCCTTCTTGATATCCCTCGAGCCGAAGATGCTGGGCGCCAGAGACTGTGAGAGACGTTCGTAGATGTCCCCAGAGGCGGCCATTCGCCGGAAGTGCTCCTCCTCATCGGATGTGATGTTGCTGTATCGGGAGATGGCACCCGCACCCTCTGAGTCGACGGTGATGCCCACTACCCTCATATAAGGAGCACGGACTCCAACGACAGCTTTCTCGCGACCATCCCGACGAGAGGGTTTGCCCACTTTGCGAATGGAGTATATGCCCTGGATAAGCACGCGATTGCCGGGCACTACACGTTCACAGAGCGAGCGATCGCAAAAGAGCTGCAAGTGGCGGGGAATCTCACCCTGTGGCACAAAGTCGGGGAGCTCTTGCAACTTAAGGGTCTGGAAATCGACGCACTTGCACTTGTCCGGCATGATGAAGAAGGGGTCCAGCGGGCACTTGGGTCTGCCCGCCTGCTCCGTGTTGCACTTTCTGGGTAGGGCGTAGCCCTCCAAACCTGGATTCACTTTGAGATTCGGTATGACCGTGCTGCAGGACAGGCACTGGATGGACATCCGCGTGGCCTTGGCACTGATTCCCGAAGCTGCGACAATGATTCCGGCGATCTTAACCAGCTTGGAAACGCAGTCCGACTTCAACTGCCGTATGTTAGTGGGATTCGCATTGGAGCTCAGAAGAATCTGTATATCGTGCATATGCTCCTCGTGCTCCGGCCGGGGAGCTGTGATCTCGTCGGCTACCTCCCGGGCAGCCTCCTCGAAGATTTCTAAATGCTCCGTCGGCTGCTTGTTTAGCTTGTCAGCCAGAGTCTCATCGAAGCCCACCAAATCCTCCATCTCAATCTCCAAGAAGTAGCGGCCATTAAGATAGTTTCTCTTCAGGGTGTCACTGCAGGGGGATTACTATTAATGGGGTTCAGATGAGGGGATGTAGTCCACTTACCGGTATTTGTAGAAAAAGTTCTCCTCGTTGAAAGTTCGGATGAACTCCTTGTACTTCTTTTTTACCGCCTGCAAGTTGATTTGCGCATCCTGCTGGTTATCTCCGCCGAAATTGTCCGAAAAGAACACACCCGCGTCGTCGAAGCCTTCCATTTTGATAGGTAAACGAAGTTAAAAAGAGGAACTGGACTTATAGACGCTACTTCTGCTTCGCTTTATATTTCGATGTTTAGTAAATGCGATGTGCGAATAATTTGCCGCCAAAATTACCGGGCAAGCGGTCGCTAGGGATGAGCACTTGCCAGTGAAACTATCGGTTCTTATTTACAACTATCGATTATACGTGTTTCCtgttttatgtatttttgttagCAGTAAAAAGGACTACTACACAAACATTGCAGCAGTTGATAAaccaatatttataatttacttcgtgtttttatttattatatcttatcgATGCTATGACCAAGATTATATTACACGATTATAGGGAACATGCCTTAGACAACTAGCTCGGATTCTTCTCAGctgaaaaatactaaaatttCAGAAAAATGCAATAGTATCGAGCTGGCGATATTTGTTTCTAGCTTTTGTGCGGGGCCAGTGTTGATAACCGACCTTTTAAACTAGCGTGCTGTAGAAACAGTCCCATCATTTAGTCGCCAATTTTTCGACGTGAAAAACCAAAGAGACGCcgaagaaattaaaaaatggtGAGTTTTGGTCAAAATGTGACGGCAATCGAAGGGCCAGTAGCTGACGAACCCGATTCTCAGGCCAGCACAGACATCCCCATGGAGGCAGCTGTGGAATCGGCGACCGGCATCACGCCCAATTCAAATGCGAACTCAAACAATGTGGCGAAGAAGCTGCCCGCGGAGGGCTCCACCGGTGATAATCCCAATGCCAACGCCGACGAGATGACGTCCCGCGACTATTACTTTGACTCCTATGCCCACTTCGGGATCCACGAGGAGATGCTCAAGGACGAGGTGCGCACCGTCACATACCGCAACGCCATGTACCACAACAAGCATCTGTTTCAGGGCAAGGTAGGGTTAACTTCCGGGGTTTCCCCATTTTTCGTAGCCCTTCTCACCGGGGAATCTCGTCTTTGCAGACCGTACTGGACGTGGGTTGCGGCACCGGCATTCTCTCCATGTTCGCTGCCAAAGCCGGCGCTGCTCAGGTGATCGCCGTCGACTGCTCCAACATTATTGAGTTTGCCCGCCAAGTGGTCATGGACAACAATCTGCAGGATGTGATCTCGGTTGTCAAGGGCAAGATTGAGGAGATTGAGCTTCCAAATGGTATTGAGGGAGTGGACATTATCATTTCCGAGTGGATGGGGTACGTTTCCAATAGTAGTGAAGCTTTAAAAAACAGCTGCCGCAgcagatttaatttaatatatttataactaaGATTGGCGTATGTTAAGGCTAATTACTGaccattttaattgctttccTTAATTTAGTTACTGCCTCTTCTACGAGTCCATGCTGGATACAGTGTTGTACGCTCGGGACAAGTGGCTGAAGAAGGACGGCATGATGTTCCCAGACAGAGGCACTCTGTATATCACGGCCATCGAGGACCGACAGTACAAGGACGAAAAGATCAACTGGTGGGACGATGTCTACGGCTTCGACATGAGCTGCATTCGTAAGGTGGCTGTGACCGAGCCACTGGTCGACGTGGTCGATCCCAAGCAAGTGGTATCCACATCTTGCATGGTCAAGGAGGTGGATCTGTATACCGTGCAAAAGGCCGATCTTAACTTCTCGTCCAAGTTCAGCCTATGCATCAAGCGCAATGACTTCGTGCACGCATTAGTCACCTACTTCAATATAGAATTCACCAAGTGCCACAAGCGTCTTGGGTTCAGTACGTCACCAGACTCCACATACACGCACTGGAAGCAAACCGTGTTCTACCTGGATGATCACATGACGGCGAAGAAGAACGAGGAGATCACTGGCACGTTCCAGATGAAGCCCAACGAGCGGAACAACCGTGACCTGGACTTCGTCATCGACATTAATTTCAAGGGCGAATTGTCTCAGATTCAGGAGTCGAACACATACCGCATGCGCTAGGGGCAGCCATAACCAATCCGATCTGCCATTTGGGATGGGGCTCAGAGCCCTGCAGCGAGGATACATACAATGACTAGACGTAAGGTTTATTCCAGTGCGAAATGTGCAACGAATTCGTGTTGCGTCTTCTCCTAAGTTTAACGTGTACCTTTGTTAgtatacataatattttaCGGTCGTGCGCctgtttaaattattatcCGAACATACTTCTAAGCAAGTTGTACAGCAGCACGTCAATTCTCACATAATAAACAGTGCATTAAGCACGTCCCCTTTTGCTGGAAACAAACTGCTTTTGATGATATATGAAACCAATCAAATCTCGCTGATTGTGCGTCTTTATTTCTTAGtaaaaaaaggaatttcaAGAATGCATCGAAAGATTTATATTGTCATCTGAAGTAAATTTACTTGGATCGCAATCGACATAGGAATTCCTACAGAAAATGCGGCCATGGCCGCTTGTTCTTTGATGCGACACTGCTTAAACGATATCCTTTTGAAAACATTAATGACGGTCCCGAGAATTCGAGCGACTTCGACGATCGCGCGAGAAGCTGCGGCTGCGGGGCGATCGGGAGCGACGTGGTGAACGGGACCTGAAATAAACGCATTGGTAAAGAAGAAAAGATTactttaaagttaaaaaaaaaaataattaaatcagcTTAGCATGGTAAGaagtgtatgtacatacgcgCCTTACAAAGTGCTGCAAAATAGATGTGTTAAATACTGCTTAATTGTTACTTAAACTAATACCAGGGGAAACACAAATGAAAGCTGTGCAAACTGTTTTGTTTCTATGAATTAAGCTGTGGACCAATTAAGATAAGAGTAgtattgctattgctgcttttgcttttagAACCAACTGATATCCTATATTTAGAGTTTAAAGCTTTCTACTTTGTCGgataaatatgcaataagAAAATGGTCTTTAGTAGCTGTGATCATCAGCGTTAAACGCGCTTAAGGCCAGTTTTCTCGACATCAGAGTCAAGTACTTGAGAAAGCGGACGAACTCTCATATTATAGGCAactaaattaaagaaataattGTAAGCAATTATTTGAAGGATACGCAGGATAACTTTAAAAGATAACTCTTTGGGCGACTGCATTGCTTCTTCTAGGATGAAATCATTTGGGTTGCTAATCAAAACTTCTGTGAGGCTGTGACGCTGAACATGGTTAATTTAGAGTTGCAAGTTGAAGGTTGCTGGCTGTGGCTGTGAAGATGGTTGCTGTTGTAGATTGTTGATGTTGTAGAAGGAAGAAGTAGCAGTGGAAGTAGTTCTAGCCGAAGGAGTTATCCTGAAAAAGTGTCGATAACTCGCATTTAACAACCACTAAATGATTGGATCGTagataatatatgtatacagtTTGTTGGTTTGGACTGAATAAAGTACCAAGTCGATTTTCAATTAGATATGTTATGAATAGCAATGCCATTTCAGTTGGACCTGAATAAAACAGCCTGCGAAGAAGTACTGATAAATCTGACCTTTTTCGAAGGCTGTTCTATCACGTGCAGAAAAAGGCGGGAAAATTTACGCGTTTGCTATTAGCAATTAATGCTTTTGCGAtgattccaattaaatttcgATAACAAATTGTATACGTTTTGATAAGGATTGATTAATTTTGACGGTTACAGGCTAGACCGCCATCATATGCTTAGAAACCTGAAGAAAGTACCCAATTTTTGGAGTCAAGTGATCCATGATTCCATTTGGGAAACATATTGAGTCAAGTAACATGAGAAgtacagtttttttttttgtcgtggAATTACCTGTAGCGGCCGGAACCAGAGCGTCCACTACTGCCGCCTTCTCCGCGCCGGCGATCGCGCGAGCGACCCGAAGACATCTCTACGCGAATCCTGGTGCCGCAGCAGCGTGTTCCGTCCAGGGCACGCGTTGCGTCCTCTGCGTCACGGCGATCCTCAAACTCGACGAAGGCGAAGCCGGGCGGATTGCGGGCCACCCACACGTTTCGCAGGGGTCCATATTTGGCAAATGCGCCTTCGATCTCGTGCTTGGACGCCGATGAGCCCAGGTTTCCCACGTACACCTTGCAGGCCAAGTCCCACTCCCTATATCGCGGCATTTTTGTCGGGCGGTGCGGTATCGTGAGTATTGCGGGAGGTGTGCAAGCGGCTAGAACACGAATATACGGGTACTTATATTATCCGTGCAAGCAGCTATACTTTATAAACTAATTCCCACACTTACCTtctaattttgttaaaaatttaacaaagaTCTCCGCCTttcctttatttattacaattacCGAAAAGTGTGACCAGACGCGGAAATAGTGGTGGCACCGAAAACCGATACATCGCTATCGCCAGTTCCTGATATGTGATataagttttgtttttaaatatttctatgtTTAACCATTACCAGTGCCGaataaacatcaattatgTGTTATTGCAATTTCATTCACTTAATGTTAAATTATATGGACTTATACAAGAAAAtgaatacatataatataaataaatcacgGTGTAACGATTTAAAGCTTGAACCGTGACTGAAACAATCACATCACTAATATTTAATGGGCAGGAAAGTTCTCTCACCATCTGGCAGCACTGAGTTTCATAACCAGTCCGCCGGGCTCCATTTCATTGAACGAAAACATTAGCAAATCCTAACTGAAATGAGGCTTACGAACACCCTCTGTGCCCAGCACATCGGCTGGCATTTCAAGAAGCACTGGCTGGTCCAGGGTAGGCGAGTCCCCAAGGAAACTGGCGCCGCAGCGGAGCTCCTGAAGCTAGGTGTTCTGGTGAAGAATCCCGAGGATCTCTTGAACGCCAAAGTGGAGAGAAAACTGTGAATATCAATGGGAAATATGTAATgattttataagtaaacataTCTGACCTTACGTTCAGGGTGGACATTGTTGGCACACGCGAGAAGACCGTTTCCGAGGACAGCAGCCACCCTGACTGGCACCCCACAGTTTGCAACACTTACTCCGACAACAGCGTGCTAATTGGTGGATTGCCGCAGGCACAGGTGCTGACCAACTCTATTGTGATCCAAACATTTCCCAAGCACATCGAGGATGCCATTTCAAACCAGCAGTTGCCAAATTCCGTAGACAAGAGTGTCCGGCATGCGATTCTGGCATCCCACGTGCTTGATGCAGAGCAAGTCAAGCTGCCCAAGGTGAGGCTACCGGAGAGGCCGGCTTTTAACCTGCCCCGCTCCTACGGAATATCACACGAAAGGGTCAAGTAAGATCATATCTTTAAACTGTATCCTAAcataagtaaatattaatatctCCTCAGTCGACTGTTAGTAAACAAACTCCTGCATGAAAGTGAAAAACTGGCTGGCCGTTCAGTCTCTGTACGAAGGAAACTGATAGACAACGCGTCTTTTAAGACTTCCTTAAGCAAAGACGGGGATCTGCTAGGTTTCTCAATCAATGCTGAAAAAGTGGTATTTGCCAACCGAGCCATCGAAAGTGTTAAGGGAAAATTCGAAGGAGATCTGCCTGATCTTTACCCCATGAAGAGTACTATATCGATTCCGAAGTACCACATTTACCGAACTGAGAACTTGTATCGTAAGTTATTTAATAAGTACTACCCGATGCATGACTAACAATGTTATTCATTTAGCTTTGCGCACGGACATCAGCTGCTCCCACCCGCACACCATCTTTACAGTGTTTAATAAACACCAAGTCAAAAACTCCCACGGATCCGAGGTCACAACTTCGCAGCTTCAGGCAAGGACACTGATCAAAGCTTTCGTTGTGGCTGCCGCTCGAGCAAAGCAACTGCATGGGGATTCCGTAGAAGGAGCTCTTCCCAA
Protein-coding sequences here:
- the LOC6728610 gene encoding RNA-binding protein 1 isoform X1; translated protein: MPRYREWDLACKVYVGNLGSSASKHEIEGAFAKYGPLRNVWVARNPPGFAFVEFEDRRDAEDATRALDGTRCCGTRIRVEMSSGRSRDRRRGEGGSSGRSGSGRYRITPSARTTSTATSSFYNINNLQQQPSSQPQPATFNLQL
- the LOC6728611 gene encoding 39S ribosomal protein L37, mitochondrial — encoded protein: MRLTNTLCAQHIGWHFKKHWLVQGRRVPKETGAAAELLKLGVLVKNPEDLLNAKVERKLVDIVGTREKTVSEDSSHPDWHPTVCNTYSDNSVLIGGLPQAQVLTNSIVIQTFPKHIEDAISNQQLPNSVDKSVRHAILASHVLDAEQVKLPKVRLPERPAFNLPRSYGISHERVNRLLVNKLLHESEKLAGRSVSVRRKLIDNASFKTSLSKDGDLLGFSINAEKVVFANRAIESVKGKFEGDLPDLYPMKSTISIPKYHIYRTENLYPLRTDISCSHPHTIFTVFNKHQVKNSHGSEVTTSQLQARTLIKAFVVAAARAKQLHGDSVEGALPKPIVVQSVQTDGRTFHFGVLQLNTLDLGANSTAKNYWFHRQNYNLFAECSYEGGRTHLDNYNGEVFRIFNAFYNNS
- the LOC6728610 gene encoding RNA-binding protein 1 isoform X2 produces the protein MPRYREWDLACKVYVGNLGSSASKHEIEGAFAKYGPLRNVWVARNPPGFAFVEFEDRRDAEDATRALDGTRCCGTRIRVEMSSGRSRDRRRGEGGSSGRSGSGRYRSRSPRRSRSPRSRSFSRDRRSRSNSRDRH
- the LOC6728608 gene encoding DNA replication licensing factor Mcm5, with protein sequence MEGFDDAGVFFSDNFGGDNQQDAQINLQAVKKKYKEFIRTFNEENFFYKYRDTLKRNYLNGRYFLEIEMEDLVGFDETLADKLNKQPTEHLEIFEEAAREVADEITAPRPEHEEHMHDIQILLSSNANPTNIRQLKSDCVSKLVKIAGIIVAASGISAKATRMSIQCLSCSTVIPNLKVNPGLEGYALPRKCNTEQAGRPKCPLDPFFIMPDKCKCVDFQTLKLQELPDFVPQGEIPRHLQLFCDRSLCERVVPGNRVLIQGIYSIRKVGKPSRRDGREKAVVGVRAPYMRVVGITVDSEGAGAISRYSNITSDEEEHFRRMAASGDIYERLSQSLAPSIFGSRDIKKAITCMLFGGSRKRLPDGLCRRGDINVLLLGDPGTAKSQLLKFVEKVAPIAVYTSGKGSSAAGLTASVMKDPQTRNFVMEGGAMVLADGGVVCIDEFDKMREDDRVAIHEAMEQQTISIAKAGITTTLNSRCSVLAAANSIFGRWDDTKGEENIDFMPTILSRFDMIFIVKDIHDESRDITLAKHIINVHLSSNKSAPSEPAEGEISLSTFKKYIHYCRTHCGPRLSEAAGEKLKSRYVLMRSGAGQQEKASDKRLSIPITVRQLEAVIRISESLAKIRLQPFATDEHVNEALRLFQVSTLDAAMTGSLAGAEGFTTEEDQETLNRIEKQLKRRFAIGSQVSEQNILQDFLRQKYEERTVMKVIHTMIRRGELQHRMQRKMLYRIC
- the LOC6728609 gene encoding protein arginine N-methyltransferase 1-B, which codes for MASTDIPMEAAVESATGITPNSNANSNNVAKKLPAEGSTGDNPNANADEMTSRDYYFDSYAHFGIHEEMLKDEVRTVTYRNAMYHNKHLFQGKTVLDVGCGTGILSMFAAKAGAAQVIAVDCSNIIEFARQVVMDNNLQDVISVVKGKIEEIELPNGIEGVDIIISEWMGYCLFYESMLDTVLYARDKWLKKDGMMFPDRGTLYITAIEDRQYKDEKINWWDDVYGFDMSCIRKVAVTEPLVDVVDPKQVVSTSCMVKEVDLYTVQKADLNFSSKFSLCIKRNDFVHALVTYFNIEFTKCHKRLGFSTSPDSTYTHWKQTVFYLDDHMTAKKNEEITGTFQMKPNERNNRDLDFVIDINFKGELSQIQESNTYRMR